Proteins encoded within one genomic window of Halopiger aswanensis:
- a CDS encoding FAD-binding and (Fe-S)-binding domain-containing protein: MSLEPSVDPAADRRANYDYRSDDVDRPALVDDLERLVDCEVRADSYSRQLYATDASAYEVTPIAVAFPESTGDVAGILEYCAERRIPVLPRGGGTSLAGQTVNRAVVLDFTRHMNEILEIDPDGRTATVQPGTILGTLNEALSPHDLKFAPDPAWGDKSAIGGAIGNNSTGSHSLKYGKTDAYIESAEVVLADGTVTEFGEVTLEEIEDRADPDGDLEGRIYAEVNRILEEEAELIEETYPDLKRNVSGYNLDRLVAEARGEELPGGEETGEPGTVNLARLLAGSEGTLAIVTEVTVSLEPVPETKAVSLLCYRDLHEAMEDVEPILEHDPAAVEVLDDVLIDLARGTAEFGPVTEILPDGTNAVLLVEFYAEDVDHGREQVAGLLADRCPDASAEGEPADDAPRTDAATLAIDALEAYDEEERAKLWKLRKSGLPILLSRTTDEKHISFIEDTAVPPAKLPEFVEGFEAILENHDTYASFYAHAGPGVLHVRPLVNTKTDVGLEQLHGIADDVTDLVVELGGSVSGEHGDGRARTQWNRKLYREELWQTFQDLKTAFDPDWILNPGQVVFREENPTDLREHLRFDPDYEFEAGFEPELEWDNDNGMQGMVELCHGCGGCRGQQSTTGGVMCPTYRASREEITATRGRANALRQAMSGNLEPEEAFSDEFVEEVMGLCIGCKGCSIDCPSEVDMAKLKAEVTHEYHRRNGATLRDRLFANVATLSKLGSRFAPLSNVASKVPGARKLLEATIGIDSDRPLPEFRSTTFRDWFEHRGGSRVSEGEADRKAILYPDTYTNYSYPEAGKAAVRVLEAAGVHVAVPDDPDLCDTGRPAFSKGFLEQARETAVENVEALAPRVADGWDVVVIEPSDAVMFQSDYLDLLDDEAAETLASGTHGVCEYLDSFRLDEEIEFDAPAETLTYHGHCHQKSTAKDHHAVGVLRRAGYAVDPLDSGCCGMAGSFGYEAEHASMSDAIADILYEQVDESDGDRVVAPGASCRTQLEGRPGADEKPPTPIEAVAEALE, translated from the coding sequence ATGTCGCTGGAGCCGAGCGTCGATCCCGCCGCCGATCGGCGAGCGAACTACGATTACCGGAGCGACGACGTCGATCGCCCGGCGCTGGTCGACGACCTGGAACGGCTCGTCGACTGCGAGGTACGGGCCGACTCCTACTCGCGCCAACTGTACGCGACCGACGCGAGCGCCTACGAAGTGACGCCGATCGCCGTCGCCTTCCCCGAGTCGACGGGCGACGTCGCCGGCATCCTCGAATACTGCGCCGAGCGACGGATTCCGGTGCTCCCGCGGGGCGGCGGAACGAGCCTCGCGGGCCAGACGGTCAACCGGGCCGTCGTGCTCGATTTCACCCGCCACATGAACGAGATTCTCGAGATCGACCCCGACGGGCGGACGGCGACGGTCCAGCCCGGGACGATCCTCGGGACGTTAAACGAGGCGCTTTCCCCCCACGACCTCAAGTTCGCGCCCGATCCCGCGTGGGGAGACAAAAGCGCCATCGGCGGCGCCATCGGGAACAACTCGACGGGTTCGCACTCCTTGAAGTACGGCAAGACCGACGCCTACATCGAGTCCGCGGAGGTCGTCCTCGCCGACGGCACCGTCACCGAGTTCGGCGAGGTCACGCTCGAGGAAATCGAGGACCGCGCCGATCCCGACGGCGACCTCGAGGGGCGGATCTACGCCGAGGTGAACCGAATCCTCGAGGAGGAGGCCGAGCTGATCGAGGAAACGTATCCCGATCTCAAGCGGAACGTGTCAGGGTACAACCTCGATCGACTCGTCGCGGAGGCTCGAGGCGAGGAGCTTCCAGGAGGAGAGGAGACTGGCGAGCCCGGCACCGTCAACCTCGCGCGCCTGCTGGCCGGCAGCGAGGGCACGCTGGCCATCGTCACCGAGGTCACCGTCTCCCTCGAACCGGTGCCCGAGACGAAGGCCGTCTCACTGCTCTGTTACCGGGACCTCCACGAGGCGATGGAAGACGTCGAGCCGATCCTCGAGCACGATCCCGCGGCGGTCGAGGTATTGGACGACGTGCTGATCGACCTCGCGCGGGGAACCGCGGAGTTCGGCCCAGTCACCGAGATTCTGCCCGACGGCACCAACGCCGTCCTGCTCGTGGAGTTCTACGCCGAGGACGTCGATCACGGTCGCGAGCAGGTCGCCGGGCTGCTCGCGGACCGCTGTCCGGACGCCAGTGCTGAGGGCGAGCCGGCCGACGACGCACCGCGGACCGACGCCGCAACGCTCGCGATCGACGCCCTCGAGGCCTACGACGAGGAAGAGCGCGCGAAGCTCTGGAAGCTCCGCAAGTCCGGCCTCCCGATTCTGCTCTCGCGGACGACCGACGAGAAGCACATCAGCTTCATCGAGGACACCGCCGTGCCGCCCGCCAAACTGCCGGAGTTCGTCGAGGGATTCGAGGCGATCCTCGAGAACCACGACACCTACGCCAGCTTCTACGCTCACGCCGGCCCCGGCGTGCTCCACGTCCGGCCGCTCGTGAACACGAAGACCGACGTGGGCCTCGAGCAACTGCACGGAATCGCGGACGATGTGACCGACCTCGTGGTCGAACTGGGCGGCAGCGTCTCGGGCGAGCACGGCGACGGCCGCGCCCGAACCCAGTGGAATCGCAAGCTCTACCGCGAGGAACTCTGGCAAACCTTCCAGGACCTCAAGACGGCCTTCGACCCCGACTGGATCCTGAATCCCGGCCAGGTCGTCTTCCGCGAGGAGAATCCGACCGACCTGCGCGAGCACCTGCGGTTCGACCCCGACTACGAGTTCGAGGCCGGCTTCGAGCCCGAACTCGAGTGGGACAACGACAACGGCATGCAGGGCATGGTCGAGCTCTGTCACGGCTGCGGGGGCTGTCGCGGCCAGCAGTCCACGACGGGGGGCGTGATGTGCCCGACCTACCGGGCGAGCCGGGAGGAGATCACCGCCACGCGCGGCCGCGCAAACGCGCTCCGGCAGGCGATGAGCGGCAACTTAGAGCCCGAGGAAGCCTTCAGCGACGAGTTCGTCGAGGAAGTGATGGGGCTCTGTATCGGCTGCAAAGGGTGTTCGATCGACTGCCCGAGCGAGGTCGATATGGCGAAGCTCAAGGCCGAAGTCACCCACGAGTACCACCGGCGCAACGGCGCGACGCTCCGGGATCGGCTCTTCGCCAACGTCGCGACGCTCTCGAAACTGGGGAGTCGATTCGCGCCGCTCTCGAACGTCGCCTCGAAGGTTCCGGGCGCGCGCAAACTCCTCGAGGCGACTATCGGGATCGATTCGGATCGCCCGCTGCCCGAGTTCCGGTCGACGACGTTCCGTGATTGGTTCGAGCACCGCGGTGGGTCTCGGGTTTCCGAAGGGGAAGCCGACCGCAAGGCGATCCTCTACCCCGACACGTACACCAACTACAGCTACCCCGAGGCCGGCAAGGCGGCGGTCCGAGTGCTCGAGGCCGCCGGCGTCCACGTCGCCGTTCCCGACGATCCGGACCTGTGCGATACCGGCCGTCCGGCGTTCTCGAAGGGCTTCCTCGAGCAGGCCCGCGAGACCGCCGTCGAGAACGTCGAGGCGCTCGCGCCGCGGGTCGCCGACGGCTGGGACGTCGTCGTCATCGAGCCCTCGGACGCGGTCATGTTCCAGTCCGACTACCTCGACCTGCTCGACGACGAGGCCGCCGAAACCCTCGCGAGCGGAACCCACGGAGTCTGCGAGTACCTCGACAGCTTCCGGCTGGACGAGGAAATCGAGTTCGACGCGCCCGCGGAGACGCTGACCTACCACGGCCACTGCCACCAGAAGTCGACGGCGAAGGACCACCACGCGGTCGGCGTCCTCCGCCGCGCGGGCTACGCCGTCGACCCGCTCGACTCCGGCTGCTGCGGGATGGCCGGCTCGTTCGGGTACGAGGCCGAACACGCCTCGATGAGCGACGCGATCGCCGACATCCTCTACGAGCAGGTCGACGAGAGCGACGGCGACCGGGTCGTCGCGCCCGGCGCCTCCTGTCGCACCCAACTCGAGGGGCGACCCGGCGCCGACGAGAAGCCGCCGACGCCGATCGAGGCCGTCGCCGAGGCGCTCGAGTAA
- a CDS encoding FxsA family protein, with product MLRWILALLLIPFLDAVLLGIIVTQFNALTWPLMVLLVVLTGLVGMLLVRAEGRRTIGKMQRSLAQGKPPTNELLDGGLLIAAGAFLLTPGLVTDLLGFLLAVPLTRVPIRALLKRYVIVPYADKKTGGFASGGVWTFGFPDDGRGQGPGTPGQGSPGNGPGSGPSTGGSSGADGTYDLGSDSYTVNTDDPSSGDGTRIDIGSDEGEESDDGDGFSR from the coding sequence ATGCTCCGGTGGATTCTGGCGTTGTTGCTCATCCCGTTCCTCGACGCCGTGTTGCTCGGGATTATCGTCACGCAGTTCAATGCGCTCACCTGGCCGCTGATGGTCCTGCTCGTCGTCCTGACGGGGCTGGTGGGCATGCTTCTGGTTCGCGCCGAAGGCCGGCGCACGATCGGGAAAATGCAACGCTCGCTGGCACAGGGGAAGCCGCCGACGAACGAACTACTCGACGGCGGGCTCCTGATCGCCGCCGGAGCGTTCCTGCTGACCCCCGGACTTGTGACGGACCTCCTCGGGTTTCTGCTCGCGGTGCCGCTAACTCGGGTTCCGATCCGCGCCCTGCTCAAGCGCTACGTGATCGTCCCCTACGCGGACAAGAAGACGGGCGGGTTCGCGAGCGGCGGCGTCTGGACCTTCGGGTTCCCGGACGACGGACGGGGCCAGGGGCCGGGAACTCCCGGCCAGGGCTCGCCCGGAAACGGACCCGGATCTGGACCCAGTACCGGCGGCTCGAGCGGCGCTGACGGCACCTACGACCTCGGAAGCGATTCCTACACCGTCAACACGGACGACCCCTCGAGCGGGGACGGCACCCGAATCGATATCGGGAGCGACGAGGGCGAGGAATCGGACGACGGCGACGGGTTCTCTCGGTAG
- a CDS encoding TrmB family transcriptional regulator — MASLRDLGLSEYEARAYRALLNTGPTTAKELSRASDVPMGRIYDVLNSIEQYNLVRSQTASRPKKYVAVEPSTALDRLLDDKKRELEEKAEQYESIVDDLSDELDAADPVEDQFWTAAVGPEETTDLLLERLAAADDHIVMVVANPAPRRDVQALSEDVTAQLEDALDRGVSVDVLMTRQMVPALSERVGRRYRETLQARDDFDVRTNEDVTGTFNLIDDVEVCIQVPNPLSSGEAFGMIDLKDPEFAASVHDEFVPRWEEAEPLTF, encoded by the coding sequence ATGGCCAGTCTCCGGGACCTCGGGCTCTCCGAGTACGAAGCGCGAGCGTATCGTGCGCTGTTGAATACGGGCCCGACAACCGCTAAGGAGTTGTCACGGGCGAGCGACGTTCCGATGGGACGGATCTACGACGTCCTCAACAGCATCGAACAGTACAACCTCGTCCGGAGCCAGACCGCGAGCCGGCCGAAGAAGTACGTCGCCGTCGAGCCCTCGACCGCGCTCGATCGCCTCCTCGACGACAAGAAGCGCGAACTCGAGGAGAAGGCCGAACAGTACGAGTCGATCGTCGACGACCTTTCGGACGAACTCGACGCCGCGGATCCGGTCGAGGACCAGTTCTGGACCGCCGCAGTCGGTCCCGAGGAAACGACGGACCTCCTGCTCGAGCGACTGGCGGCCGCGGACGACCACATCGTGATGGTCGTCGCGAACCCGGCGCCGCGGCGGGACGTTCAGGCGCTAAGCGAGGACGTCACCGCGCAACTCGAGGACGCGCTCGACCGCGGGGTGTCGGTCGACGTCCTGATGACGCGACAGATGGTGCCGGCGCTCTCCGAACGGGTCGGCCGGCGGTACCGGGAGACGCTCCAGGCTCGCGACGACTTCGACGTTCGGACGAACGAGGACGTAACGGGGACGTTCAACCTCATCGACGACGTCGAGGTCTGTATTCAGGTGCCGAACCCGCTCTCGTCGGGCGAGGCGTTCGGGATGATCGATCTGAAGGATCCGGAGTTCGCGGCGAGCGTCCACGACGAGTTCGTCCCGCGGTGGGAAGAAGCGGAGCCGCTGACCTTTTAA
- a CDS encoding winged helix-turn-helix transcriptional regulator, with protein sequence MTDSDWQAIWHSLHSLLGAKWTSHVLRLLTDGDHGFNDMKAELDGITATMLSRRLSELECHGLVDRSVEATTPPTTQYRLTDRGVAVAERLRALEDVVQVATCEKGENDCNDTTDCQITDDELCVTGISASE encoded by the coding sequence ATGACCGATTCGGACTGGCAAGCGATCTGGCACTCGCTCCACAGCCTGCTCGGTGCGAAATGGACGAGCCACGTGCTCCGACTGCTGACTGACGGAGACCACGGATTCAACGACATGAAAGCCGAACTCGACGGAATTACTGCGACGATGCTTTCGCGTCGGCTCAGCGAACTCGAGTGTCACGGATTGGTCGACCGATCCGTCGAAGCGACCACTCCGCCGACGACGCAGTACCGGCTGACTGACCGCGGGGTAGCGGTCGCTGAGCGCCTGCGGGCGCTCGAGGACGTCGTTCAGGTAGCGACGTGCGAAAAGGGCGAGAATGATTGTAACGACACGACGGATTGTCAGATCACCGATGACGAGCTGTGTGTGACGGGGATTTCGGCGAGCGAGTGA
- a CDS encoding DUF2703 domain-containing protein produces the protein MPTNTDTDTDARPTVTVEDRPADSYPRRTLLVDFLFLDRDRCDRCRGTEASLHEALERLEPIFDVLDVEVVVRNVHVTSEVAARRTRLESSPTVRIDGRDVQPAFDESSCETCGDLCSAEAGINCRTWTYRGEQHAQAPPDLLLEALLRAALSPRDRARSAPREPYRVPENLQRFFGDDGSGPPAAERTDPCC, from the coding sequence ATGCCGACAAACACCGATACCGACACCGACGCTCGTCCGACAGTTACCGTCGAAGACCGCCCGGCCGACTCGTATCCGCGGCGAACGCTGCTGGTCGACTTCCTGTTCCTCGATCGAGACCGGTGCGATCGCTGTCGCGGCACCGAAGCGTCGCTGCACGAGGCCCTCGAGCGACTCGAGCCGATCTTCGACGTCCTCGACGTCGAAGTCGTCGTCAGAAACGTCCACGTGACGAGCGAAGTCGCTGCGCGCCGAACCCGGCTGGAAAGTTCCCCGACCGTTCGGATCGACGGACGCGACGTCCAACCGGCGTTCGACGAGAGTTCGTGCGAAACCTGTGGTGACCTTTGTTCCGCCGAGGCCGGAATCAACTGCCGAACCTGGACCTATCGCGGCGAGCAGCACGCGCAGGCGCCGCCGGACCTGCTCCTCGAGGCGCTGCTGCGGGCCGCGCTGTCGCCGCGCGATCGGGCGCGCTCGGCACCTCGAGAACCCTACCGCGTTCCCGAAAACCTTCAGCGGTTCTTCGGGGACGATGGGTCCGGTCCTCCTGCGGCGGAGCGAACCGATCCCTGCTGTTGA
- a CDS encoding DUF255 domain-containing protein — translation MDDDATRVEWREWGQDAFDEAAAADTPVLLSLTATWCDHCHEMDAETYAEPRIAANINDSFVPVRVDVDRYPRVRDRYNMGGFPSTVFLAPDGNVLTGAGYLGADGMRQVLDSVRTMWQTKGSGAARVPRPLREDNPPAGELTDDIEAAMLGQLTETYDEVAGGWGQSPKFPLPDALEFALKRDREMALRSFDAVSANLLDEYDGGFYRFATDRDWGGVQREKLLDSNGGLVRAFANAYLLTGKNEYREPAERTIDFLTTTLWNGDVDGFANSQAPGEDDAYSLDATDRASADEPPVDDGVFAGPNALAIDGLLTYYAYTDDERARRYAERALATLREDLLAADGVVAHQHTADGTDAPTPLLTNQARALEALTTAASVLDTEFLADAQRVADATIEHLHDEDSFVDGPAEGVGLLDRPLRPLDANVAFADALIDLAELTEGTDETDADADRYREYARETLEAFAGASDRFGVQIARYATAASRLLEGPLAIRVAAEPGSDLHRAALRLADHEKVVVPDASDATLEAGTARVERGDHVSEPAETPEQLSERVQTVLD, via the coding sequence ATGGACGACGACGCAACCCGCGTCGAGTGGCGCGAGTGGGGTCAGGACGCCTTCGACGAGGCCGCGGCGGCCGATACCCCCGTCTTGCTCTCGCTCACCGCGACGTGGTGCGACCACTGCCACGAGATGGACGCGGAAACCTACGCCGAGCCCCGGATCGCGGCGAACATCAACGACAGCTTCGTCCCCGTCCGGGTCGACGTCGATCGCTACCCGCGCGTGCGCGATCGGTACAACATGGGCGGCTTCCCCTCGACCGTCTTCCTCGCACCCGACGGCAACGTCCTGACGGGCGCGGGCTACCTCGGCGCCGACGGGATGCGCCAGGTGCTCGACAGCGTCCGGACGATGTGGCAAACCAAGGGCAGCGGCGCCGCGCGCGTCCCCCGGCCGCTCCGGGAGGACAACCCGCCGGCCGGCGAGCTCACCGACGACATCGAGGCCGCGATGCTCGGCCAGCTCACCGAGACCTACGACGAGGTCGCCGGCGGCTGGGGCCAGAGTCCGAAGTTTCCGCTGCCCGACGCTCTCGAGTTCGCACTCAAGCGCGACCGCGAAATGGCGCTGCGCTCGTTCGATGCGGTCAGCGCAAACCTGCTGGACGAGTACGACGGCGGCTTCTACCGCTTCGCCACCGATCGGGACTGGGGCGGCGTCCAGCGCGAGAAACTATTGGACTCCAACGGCGGCCTCGTGCGCGCGTTCGCGAACGCCTACCTGCTGACGGGCAAGAACGAGTACCGCGAGCCCGCCGAGCGCACGATCGACTTCCTGACGACGACGCTGTGGAACGGCGACGTCGACGGCTTCGCCAACAGCCAGGCCCCCGGCGAGGACGACGCCTACAGCCTCGACGCGACCGACCGAGCGTCCGCGGACGAACCGCCGGTCGACGACGGCGTCTTCGCCGGGCCGAACGCACTCGCGATCGACGGGCTGCTCACCTACTACGCTTACACCGACGACGAACGCGCCCGTCGCTACGCCGAGCGCGCGCTCGCCACGCTGCGCGAGGACCTGCTCGCGGCAGACGGCGTCGTCGCGCATCAGCACACCGCGGACGGGACCGACGCGCCGACGCCGCTGCTGACGAATCAGGCCCGCGCCCTCGAGGCGCTGACGACCGCCGCGAGCGTGCTCGACACGGAGTTCCTCGCGGACGCCCAGCGGGTCGCAGACGCGACGATCGAGCACCTCCACGACGAGGATTCGTTCGTCGACGGTCCCGCAGAGGGGGTTGGGCTGCTCGACCGGCCGCTCCGACCGCTGGACGCCAACGTCGCGTTCGCGGACGCGCTGATCGACCTCGCGGAACTTACGGAAGGAACCGACGAAACCGACGCGGACGCCGACCGCTACCGCGAGTACGCCCGCGAGACGCTCGAGGCCTTCGCCGGCGCAAGTGACCGCTTCGGCGTCCAAATCGCGCGGTACGCGACGGCAGCTTCGCGACTGCTCGAGGGACCGCTCGCCATCCGCGTCGCGGCCGAGCCGGGTTCGGACCTCCACCGTGCGGCGCTCCGGCTGGCGGACCACGAGAAGGTCGTCGTGCCCGACGCGTCGGACGCGACGCTCGAGGCGGGCACGGCCCGCGTCGAACGCGGCGACCACGTCTCCGAACCCGCCGAAACTCCAGAGCAGTTGAGCGAGCGCGTACAAACCGTTCTCGACTGA
- a CDS encoding anthranilate phosphoribosyltransferase: MAQTTQEFGEWPLKRLMTEVVGSGPKSAEDMTREQAREALQRIFAGEPDETTLGAFWLANRWKRNNAEELAAYTDVMREESVVTAEPDADPVDCGANYDGKHTSALLGVGAGIVAAAAGTPIVVHSGDRVPTQKETAYKHVLEELGVRTELEPEASADMVDETGFGFYYQPAFNPAVHALHDRRDQMGVRTFINTIETVANPANADVHLGSFYHLAFAKKLTDLIRESEQLDYSRAIFFQGMEGYDDIRPGYTKVAEWNAGEDLEDYEIETAEYGMEMENEDLEVDDVATDSATITEDVLAGEREDDFADAIALNAALRMYAREDVDSLEDGLERAREVIADGSAEAVLEDLREF, from the coding sequence ATGGCTCAAACGACGCAGGAGTTCGGCGAGTGGCCGCTCAAGCGGCTGATGACCGAGGTGGTCGGCTCCGGTCCGAAGTCCGCCGAAGACATGACCCGCGAGCAGGCCCGGGAGGCACTGCAGCGGATCTTCGCCGGCGAACCGGACGAGACGACGCTGGGCGCGTTCTGGCTGGCGAACCGCTGGAAGCGCAACAACGCCGAGGAGCTGGCGGCCTACACCGACGTCATGCGCGAGGAGTCGGTAGTCACCGCCGAACCCGACGCCGATCCGGTCGACTGCGGTGCGAACTACGACGGGAAGCACACCTCCGCCCTGCTCGGCGTCGGTGCGGGCATCGTCGCCGCCGCCGCGGGAACGCCGATCGTCGTCCACTCGGGCGACCGGGTCCCCACGCAGAAGGAAACGGCGTACAAGCACGTCCTCGAGGAACTCGGCGTTCGGACCGAGCTCGAACCCGAAGCGAGCGCCGACATGGTTGATGAGACCGGCTTCGGCTTCTACTACCAGCCCGCGTTCAATCCCGCCGTCCACGCCCTGCACGACCGGCGCGATCAGATGGGCGTGCGCACGTTCATCAACACGATCGAGACCGTCGCCAACCCCGCGAACGCCGACGTCCACCTGGGGTCGTTCTACCACCTCGCGTTCGCGAAGAAGCTGACCGACCTCATCCGGGAAAGCGAACAACTCGACTACTCGCGAGCCATCTTCTTCCAGGGGATGGAGGGCTACGACGACATCCGGCCCGGCTACACGAAAGTCGCTGAGTGGAACGCGGGCGAGGACCTCGAGGACTACGAAATCGAGACCGCCGAGTACGGCATGGAGATGGAAAACGAGGACCTCGAGGTCGACGACGTAGCCACCGATTCGGCGACCATCACCGAGGACGTGCTGGCCGGCGAACGCGAGGACGACTTCGCCGACGCCATCGCCCTCAACGCTGCGCTTCGCATGTACGCCCGCGAAGACGTCGACAGCCTCGAGGACGGCCTCGAGCGCGCTCGAGAGGTTATCGCGGACGGCAGCGCCGAAGCGGTGCTCGAGGACCTGCGCGAGTTCTGA
- a CDS encoding GIDE domain-containing protein, which translates to MTDGGLPLETLDLFLLGIFAVVSLGLLVPVHYSPSARLERLERDYGLDRWSVWICCVVIVFAMTAVVAGGQPSEGVNRFRTRRIAGAAAPVLTTGVLMVGRAIASIRTARRLGDLERTRIGELLPTTASGTADNREHEQSEADGRSQLVALEGTAVSTDGTVEAPFTGTEALVFESTVFEPKDDYGDPAADAVDEDDWRAAGLFAEHVPFAIDDGTGRVRVEPADATFELRRVETIEVAGDEQAPERIESLFLETQALNGTTRSRRYEEDALVPGAQVAVVGHLEDGVVSSSAGSSSRWRSAPFLVGTPSLPALEDEYRYRVGGGVLGLCMSAVGLLMLLYGFKIL; encoded by the coding sequence ATGACGGACGGCGGGCTTCCACTCGAGACGCTCGACCTATTCTTGCTCGGCATATTCGCGGTCGTCTCGCTGGGGCTGCTCGTCCCCGTCCACTACTCGCCGAGCGCCAGACTCGAGCGCCTCGAGCGAGATTACGGCCTCGACCGGTGGTCGGTCTGGATATGCTGCGTCGTTATCGTTTTCGCGATGACCGCCGTCGTCGCTGGCGGTCAGCCGTCGGAGGGTGTCAATCGGTTCCGCACCCGCCGTATCGCCGGTGCTGCGGCACCAGTCCTCACGACGGGCGTCTTGATGGTCGGACGGGCGATCGCTTCGATCCGCACTGCGAGGCGACTGGGTGACCTCGAGCGGACCCGTATCGGCGAACTACTACCCACAACCGCCAGTGGGACCGCCGATAACCGTGAACACGAGCAATCCGAAGCCGACGGTCGATCGCAGCTGGTTGCCCTCGAGGGAACGGCAGTTTCGACCGACGGTACCGTCGAAGCGCCGTTTACCGGAACCGAGGCACTGGTTTTCGAGAGCACGGTCTTCGAGCCCAAGGACGATTACGGCGACCCGGCCGCCGATGCTGTAGACGAGGACGACTGGCGGGCGGCGGGACTATTCGCTGAGCACGTCCCGTTCGCGATCGACGACGGTACGGGTCGCGTTCGCGTCGAACCGGCGGATGCGACGTTCGAACTCCGTCGGGTGGAGACCATCGAGGTCGCCGGCGACGAGCAAGCGCCGGAGCGGATCGAATCGCTCTTTCTAGAGACGCAAGCGCTGAACGGCACGACCCGCTCCCGCCGCTACGAGGAAGACGCCCTCGTTCCGGGTGCGCAGGTGGCGGTCGTCGGTCACCTCGAGGACGGCGTCGTCTCCAGTAGCGCGGGCAGTTCGAGCCGCTGGCGGTCGGCTCCGTTTCTCGTGGGCACACCGTCGCTGCCGGCGCTCGAGGACGAGTACCGATATCGAGTTGGGGGTGGCGTGCTCGGTCTTTGTATGAGTGCCGTAGGTCTCCTGATGCTGCTCTACGGCTTCAAAATCCTGTAA